The following nucleotide sequence is from Rhineura floridana isolate rRhiFlo1 chromosome 9, rRhiFlo1.hap2, whole genome shotgun sequence.
ATAGATCTGAATTAAACGTTTAAGAGGATTTTGAAAAGAACAGCACTCAAGACTGATCTCCATTTAAATTTTAGAAACTGAACTCAACGTAACTCAGAATGCTACATAGTTCAGGGGCAAATGAGCATTTAAACAGTCTTAAATTAAAAGTGGTGAAAAGCATTATCCTTAGATATAACACTACTAAAAATTTGCTGTCCCTTACCTGTTATATGCTTCCCAAAGATGTGACCAGTGTATGGGGAAATAAATTGTGATAAAAGCTGTTAGGGGCAAAAAAAACAGCAAATAGTAAGCAGATCTTTGATATTTCTTACATATCTGTAGCATATCTCAACTGTTCACTTAATCTACTCACATTAACCATGCGGTATTTAAGTAAGTACTACTATTTAACATTcatcaaaatactttaaaatacaaataatttctGATTTCTACAGGCGGTCAGTTTGCAAAATGGAAAACCATATTCTGCAGTAGGGTTTTTTTGCGGGGAGTGTGGAGGAGATACCAAAGTAAAAGCCTAGTGCAGTTAAGACTGCAGGAAGTATAACATTAGGTATAGGTAGGTGTAGAAATAAGGTTTTGTATACAAGGGAAGGCACACATCTACAAGACACTGGTGTCTGAACTGGGCCACAAAGCATACTGTACTCTTATTCAGAATGCAATGCTTCTTCTATACTTGTTCTACCTGTCTCTACATCTACTCTTGGTGATTAAATGTTGAAATATTGTACCTACAAGGTGACAATGCTTCACAACCCATCACGATATTCCTCATTCCTGCCATTCTTCTGCCTCTATCTCTTTTAGGCGGAAGACCATGGCAGTCTGGCATACTTTGAGTTTCCAACCCTGCCATCTCTTCTGTGGACATTTTCCTTGGCTGTATTCCCGAGAGTAGTCTAAAAGAGTTTCCCCACTTTACATCTTTTTGGTAAAAGATGCACATAATATTCTTGCCAGCACCTCTAGGTTGTGAGAGGAGGCAcataaaagaaacagaaaagttACAAAAGACTGAAGCACTACTCTTGTAACTAATGCTCCTGCAAACAAGTGAACTAGCAGGATATTCTCTCTGCCTTCTATAACATACCTCACAATACACACAAAATACAGAGGAATTTACCTGTACATTTTTGTAGTCAATAGTTACCCCACACAAGATGCACTTTTTCGGAGGCTCCTCATATGGATTGTCCATTGGCACAGGCTGAAACAGAAGCAGTTTTAAGAGaagcttcccccccttttttttttaatactgacCACTTAAGTAGACAAGATATTATCATTCTATACATGATAAGCAGCGTGCAACACGTAATCACTAAAATCGGTGCGAGGTCAGACTCTACAGCACAGGTATATATgcctattttgtttttgttttttttcaataatttttattcagattttcataaaacatacaagacgaaatcataaaacattcaaagacaaaaaacaaaatcaaaaatagttaaacaaaaaaaaaaaaaagaaaaaaaaaagaaataaaaaataaagagtaaaatattgacttcccatttgtcaaagatcaaatcagttataagtctataatatataacaatcctgtctcttaagtcatattataaaatcactttcctccagtagttatcttacttaatcatcaaatctcataaacattactttattctttccacaaaaagtcaaagagaggtttcaattctttaagaaatatatctatcaattttttttccagataagcatatcgattaatccatctcattactaataatgataatcttattgtcataaccatagtcaaaataaacatttcaattaatccatcacatcagaatctgttaggttcagtaatttcagtagccattattctattatccctattagttccattttccatcttccatcttcagtagtcttgttaagtccagtaatttcagtatccaatcttccattatcagtattccataataatcttgctgtcaaagccatagtcatatagtaagagtctgatgggaattacctctatcccaaatattttcttgccatccattctgaataggttgctgaaatactgctgtaaaatcatatctctgttctttttttcaaaatacactgggtcatctcttgaaagtttttccattgtcacatggctgcagttaattccatagattttctctatattgggctccatcacatcattccagtccagaagattatccatgccattgataactttatctctagaatcttcattaatttcttcagagataacattgagttccaaacaatagattttatttctaaagtccatagactccaaatcttgttcctgttccacgtttgttccaatctccgggatctcctctctcacagggacccctgttccagtctccagggtctcctctctcacagggacccctgttccagtctccagggtctcctctctcacaaggacccctatgtctttaatctcctgtgtctccaaacaatagattttgtttctaaagtccatagactccaaatctttttcctgttccacgtttgttccaatctccggggtctcctctctcacagggaccccttccagggtcacctctctcacagggacccctatatctttaatctcctgcttcattttactcaattcaattttcagctccttacaaccctgtcgcaggttttgtttcgttatctcaatctcatccattattttctgaaacatagttatttccagattctcagccactttcttaattgccattttaaaagaaaaatataggaaaaccacttcttatttcagcaacaattgggttaatactccaaacttggtgacatcacagtataaacagagcagacagccttatctctccatgcttaagtaaacaaaatgtagttcccaggatcgaaacaattaatggcggtcgtcaggaaacagattcgtcaaaataaaatagaccaaaaagagagtagtctcagacaatataatattcttcaaaataaaaatctggaatagaaatccctcttctgtgtatatctttagaatgcaaatccaggacagctttttgcaacaaaaacagagataagctattaattagtgagtagcagagagaagttatggctccccagtgagatgtcaaaaaccgatcaatctggcaaatctcttttaaacagcaacaatttaagtcaagtaaaagaaaaatatagaaagaagggtgcttgcctgttagtgcgttctctcttagaagataagatgaacgttcgctttatcagatagagcttgttgttgaaaatccgtcccaccttcatcggctggacctcgtcccataaattaatgagatctggtcgtcccaacaaaaataggctttgaggttaatctcttcgtttctccctacccgggagaagtttaatcagtcaaaaaaaaaaaaaaatctgactgatatatctgaataagcttcttttgaggcaggagcccatctcaaaagcaggcacaggctaagtcacccttcccggaagtcctatatGCCTATTTTGTTGATGAACTGCCACCAAATAGGTGGTCAGACATATAGGCCCATTCTTGTACTTATTAtcagtaataaataatataatactgataataaaaacaagaacaggctccctttgggaggaagagcaggatataagtttaataataaagCTATGTTAAGCTAAGAGGCAGTTACGGGCCTAAGATCTCCTGCTGAGCTTCATGAGAATATataagctttgctggatcagacccaaggaccatctagtccagcatcctattgtcacatggccaaccagaagcccaagcccaaagcaggacatgagtgcgaTAGCACTCTCCGTGCTTGTAAATCCCAGTAACAGATGTTCAGTGGCACATTGCCTCCAACAGCAGCAGTCACACATTTATCAAGGCTAGTAgctttatcccccatgaatttgtctaaaccccttttaaagccatccaagttggtggctattacAACATCTTCATGTGTTCAGCAAGGTTTTGAGGCTCAGTTTCTACATCCATTAGCTGCTAATATGATTGATCCACTTCGTAAATTGCACTATTTGAACTGGTTCTGTTATTTTAAACCACAACTGCTGTTCTGGGCAGGATTTGAGAAAAGGAAAGAGGCATCCCCCATTGTATCTTCAGGATTTTCCATTTGTGTTTTACTGAGACTCTCTTGTCCtccatccagatgttgtagagATGTGCTAATACTTAATATGTTTAGAGCAAACATTCTTAAGGATATAAgtagcctcctggatcaggccaatggcccatctagtccagcatccggttctcacagcagccaactagattgctatgggaagcccaaaagcaggacctgagcacaacagcactctgcccccttgcaattcccagcaactggtattcagaggcatactgcctccaacaatggaggtacaatatagctatcatggctagtagccactgatgcctttttccattcttccctttGCTGGTGATTTCTGCACCATTTTCTAACCTGACCTGTAGTTTTTTTTATTTGCCAAATAAATCTTTTTTTCATTGTCTAATAGTTTTAAGGGTATATAAATAGGGATTGTCGATAGTAAAGACTGTAATTTTGTAATACactcatttttattgcttctaacCTTCCTACAAAGTGTTTACAGACAATTGTTGATAGCTATCCTTAAATAAAATTGAAGTGCTTtctgtatgtttatttatttatttattatttaatttattagtcgcccatctggctggttggccagccactctgggtgacctACAAGATAGAAACAACACATTaagcattaaaaatttaaaacatgaaAGCCTAATCCAtcttaaaagctttcctgaagagccaggtcttcaaagtccggcggaaggtcatctcagaaggggcatgacggaggtcatttgggagagagttccatagggtgggggccactattgagaaagccctctctctagtcctcaccagtctcgctgttcttaccggtgggatcaagagaaggccttttgaggctgatcttgttgagcggcatccctgatgatgccggaggcgctccttcagatagactggcccaaaaccgtatagggttttaaaggtcaaaaccaacaccttgaattgggttcggtaaacaaccggtaaccagtgcaactccttcaacacaggagtgatgtgatcttgcctgcggctgcctttaatcagacgagccgccgcattctgtaccagttgcaacttccggaccattttcaagggtaaccccacgtagagcgcattacagtagtctaggcgagaggtgaccaaggcatgtaccaccggtgggagcagatggttgggaaggtaggagcacagcctccgtatcagatggagttgatacagcgccctctggctcacagccgagacttgagcctccatggacagctgggagtccaaaatgacccccaggctgcggacctggtctttcaagggtaaacgtaccccattgagcaccaggtccacatcccccaaccttcccttgtctcccacaaacagtacctcggtcttgtccgagttcagcttcagcttattccttcccatccagccactcaccgactccagacacttggacagggtttctacagccaaccttggtgaagatttaaatgagagatagagctgcgtgtcatccgcatactgatgacactgcagcccaaatctcctgatgattgcccccagcggctttatatagatgttaaacagcatcggggagaggatagaaccctgtggcaccccacaagtgagaggccaaggatccgaaaccacctcctccaatgctactctttggtacctaccgaagaggaaggaatggaaccactgccatacagtgccccctatacccaacccctttaggcggtccaagaggataacatggtcaacggtatcaaaagccactgagagatcaaggaggacaaggaaggtgcattcgcccctatcccatgccctcctcatatcatccaccaaggcgaccaaggctgttgcagtcccatgtccaggcctgaagcccgactgaaatggatctagataatccacttcctccaagtgtgcctgcAACTGTTTTGTTTAGATATTTCTTAGATATTTTATATTTGCTCCAATGCTGTTCGTTTCACAGCAATAAAATGTGCATTTCAAATACAAGTAACCACTCATTCTATATTTGAGTTGGAAAACTTTTACAGATATACAGTGAGTAGAATGTTGCAacacaaaaaaaatcttaccatATCTGCCTCACTGGACAGCTGTTCACTGTAGGAACTACACTCCCGTCTCCATGATGCAACTGAAAAAAATATGTAACATAAcacaaaaaaatgcttttaaaaatacacatgaGCAAAGAAGCTAGCCCAGAGAGAGGCGGTCAAAGCTCCCAAAGGCccatctccctttttaaaaacttacGAGGAAACTCATAATAGCCTATTCATAGATAGAGTAGTACTAGTAATTTTTCTCCTAGCAATAATGCTGACATTGTATATATATTTAACTAGCTACCATAAGGGAACCCCGTGCTGCATGGAAATCCATGCATGGGATTGAGCAGGCTGCCAGAGAACAGTCAGATCACTCTGCTTCTCCTCTTTTCTTAATTTCATGCTAGCCACAGAGGAAGCAAAGCCCCCTCCTCTGCAGCAAGCATGGAAACCAAGTAGACTGGTGGAGGTGCATTGGAGACATCCATTTCTCCTCCACCAGCCCACCTAATAGAAAGCAATTGCTTGCAactcaatcctaaccatatctactcagaagtaagttctactgaattctgTAGGTGGGGTTAGGATTCCAGCCTGAGAAGCTGGTTATCTGTATTTTCATGCCTGCTGCGGGGAAGAGGCTTCCCCTCCTCTGTGGCCAACATGAAAACATATGCTTTTAGGCTTAGTAGCAGCCACAGAAAGAATACATACATAGCATGTAACAGCTATTACATAGCTGGTATGTGATCTCCAATAAGCTCAAAAACTACATTACATGTTTTGAGAGAGGGAAAGACAGGGTAAGAAAGGCTTCCCATCACCACCTTTAGCATTCCAGAATGAGTAGTGCATCTAGTTGGGTGTAAAGATAGGAGAAAATCCTTCAAAAAGTTCCAAATTTTTTAAGTGATGGGTGTGTAACAACGCCCACCATGTAAA
It contains:
- the MRPS18C gene encoding small ribosomal subunit protein bS18m isoform X1; the encoded protein is MAIKKVAENLEITMFQKIMDEIEITKQNLRQGCKELKIELSKMKQEIKDIGVPVREVTLEGVPVREETPEIGTNVEQEKDLESMDFRNKIYCLETQEIKDIGVLVREETLETGTGVPVREETLETGTGVPVREEIPEIGTNVEQEQDLESMDFRNKIYCLELNVISEEINEDSRDKVINGMDNLLDWNDVMEPNIEKIYGINCSHVTMEKLSRDDPVYFEKKNRDMILQQYFSNLFRMDGKKIFGIEVIPIRLLLYDYGFDSKIIMEY